In Deinococcus sp. Leaf326, a genomic segment contains:
- a CDS encoding ABC transporter permease produces the protein MPYLLRKFLFLLLTLWVAVTLNFVLPRLVPGDPIGAMLAKYQGKLDPSAVDALTVAYGLNDQGSLFTQYVTYLGNMLRGDFGRSIGQFPTPVVDIVAQAAPWTIGLVGICTVLAFFLGSALGLYSAWRRGGRLADALPPIALFLNSMPYFWFALLLLYLLAFRTGTFPLSGNLDPFLTQFSAEWWKSLVRHAALPALTLVVTAAGGWLITMRNNVMGVMGEDYVAFARAKGLSEGRLLNRYVLRNALLPSFTAFGMALGFVVGGSILTETVFSYPGLGLQLYNAVTTLDYPLMQAIFLFIALAVLVANFFVDALYAVLDPRVRDGKAG, from the coding sequence ATGCCCTACCTGCTGCGCAAATTCCTGTTTCTGCTGCTGACCCTCTGGGTGGCAGTCACGCTCAACTTCGTCCTGCCTCGCCTCGTGCCCGGCGATCCCATCGGCGCCATGCTCGCCAAGTATCAGGGCAAGCTCGACCCTTCGGCGGTGGACGCCCTGACGGTCGCCTACGGCCTGAACGATCAGGGCAGCCTCTTTACGCAGTACGTGACCTACCTGGGCAACATGCTGCGCGGCGACTTCGGGCGCTCCATCGGGCAGTTTCCGACGCCGGTCGTGGACATCGTCGCCCAGGCCGCGCCCTGGACCATCGGACTGGTGGGCATCTGCACCGTACTGGCCTTTTTTCTGGGCAGTGCCTTGGGCCTGTACAGCGCGTGGCGGCGGGGCGGGCGGCTGGCCGACGCCCTGCCGCCCATCGCCCTGTTCCTGAACTCCATGCCGTACTTCTGGTTCGCGCTGCTGCTGCTGTATCTGCTGGCCTTCCGCACCGGCACCTTTCCTCTCAGCGGCAATCTCGACCCCTTCCTGACGCAGTTCAGCGCCGAGTGGTGGAAGAGTCTGGTGCGCCACGCCGCGCTGCCCGCCCTGACCCTCGTGGTGACGGCGGCGGGCGGCTGGCTGATCACCATGCGCAACAACGTCATGGGCGTGATGGGCGAGGACTACGTCGCCTTCGCCCGCGCCAAGGGCCTGAGCGAGGGCCGGCTGCTGAACCGCTATGTGCTGCGCAACGCCCTGCTGCCGAGCTTCACAGCCTTCGGCATGGCGCTGGGCTTCGTGGTGGGCGGCAGCATCCTGACCGAGACGGTGTTTTCGTACCCGGGGCTGGGTCTACAGCTCTACAACGCCGTGACCACGCTGGACTATCCACTCATGCAGGCAATCTTCCTGTTCATCGCCCTGGCGGTGCTCGTCGCCAACTTCTTCGTGGACGCGCTGTACGCCGTTCTCGACCCGCGTGTGCGTGACGGGAAGGCCGGATGA